The nucleotide sequence GCCCCCGGCCCCGCAACCGAAACAGTGGAACGCCTGCCGCTGGGGGGATACATGGAAGGAGGGCGTCTTCTCCCGGTGGAACGGGCAGAGCCCCCTGTGACCGGAACCGCTTCGGCTGAGAGGCACGTACCTTCCGATGACCGCGACTATGTCGGCGGCATCCTTGACCCTGGACACCGCTGCATCGTCGTACACGCGCTACCGCCTGTCCGACAGGATGGCGATGGTCACGCCCGTGCCGCCCTCGTGCGGCTCGGCCATGCCGTGGGACGCGACCCTCCTGTCCCTCTTCAGGAAGTCGTGCACTGCCTTCATGAGCACGCCCTTCCCCTTGCCGTGTATTATGCGCAGCCTCGTGAGCCCGGAGGCCAGGCAGGAGTCCATCCTCATGTCGAGCAAACCAAGGGCCTCC is from Candidatus Fermentibacter sp. and encodes:
- a CDS encoding Smr/MutS family protein, giving the protein MDGWKGTGVVEEVRGSSVVVRFGVLRVERAPGDLRPASGDEPRRLEAPAAYSVEPVSGEIDMRGMTSEEALGLLDMRMDSCLASGLTRLRIIHGKGKGVLMKAVHDFLKRDRRVASHGMAEPHEGGTGVTIAILSDRR